One window of the Marinilactibacillus sp. Marseille-P9653 genome contains the following:
- the recQ gene encoding DNA helicase RecQ: METIFKTLKQYYGYEVFRPGQQELINAIMEGRDVLGVMPTGGGKSLCYQIPAICMEGVTLVISPLISLMKDQVDTLQTMGVRAAYINSQLSYFEQQAIIDEATRGELDLLYVSPERLGNDQFLYAVRQMDVNLVAVDEAHCVSQWGHDFRPSYQAIPQIMNALSNRPSFAAFTATATNIVQEDMIQQLNLEHPFQHIASFDRPNLYFSVIKPDKKLNELSRILDKKESSIIYCNTRKNVDTVYKNLNKKGFPVTYYHAGIEPEVRAANQDQFLYDEKPIMVATNAFGMGIDKSNVRRVIHYNMPLDMESYYQEAGRAGRDGASAEAILFYSAQDIITNTMLIERGNSPHAKKNLNSMITYCKTGNCLRKSILKYFNQEVEWQTCDYCTNCDEETVTTDITVECQKILSCIYRMNQLYGTGLITDVLRGKKTSRIEQMNFDELSTYGIMSDYTDSDIKDMISIMISEDYLKVGGDGYPILEFTGKTSELLKGQTSLSIRKQLKQEPAHKTKAMENIENYDAQLFERLRQLRTTIAQEIGKPPFVVFTDRSLIDMSAKFPQTDDAFLATNGVGEAKLAEYGEQFLSLIKDYVEEQDIDTAQQVEQNVSVKEVTKTAKSSSKNTVEETLRLFNEGGDVAAISELRGLSTNTIINHLCKAIEEHKQIDYNQLVSKQADTEIREAIEAVGDDFLKPIKEAVEDSITYDEIKFVLAKIKSE; the protein is encoded by the coding sequence ATGGAAACCATCTTTAAAACATTGAAACAGTATTATGGATATGAAGTTTTTCGTCCAGGTCAGCAGGAATTAATTAATGCGATCATGGAAGGAAGAGATGTGCTCGGCGTTATGCCGACAGGAGGCGGTAAGTCTCTCTGTTACCAGATTCCAGCCATTTGTATGGAAGGTGTGACGCTCGTCATCTCGCCGTTGATCTCGTTGATGAAAGATCAAGTCGATACCTTGCAGACCATGGGAGTGCGTGCAGCCTACATCAATAGTCAGTTATCTTATTTTGAACAGCAGGCCATTATAGATGAAGCGACTCGAGGAGAGTTGGATTTGCTGTATGTTTCTCCAGAACGATTAGGCAATGATCAGTTTCTTTACGCTGTAAGACAAATGGATGTAAACTTAGTTGCGGTAGATGAAGCGCACTGTGTCTCTCAGTGGGGGCATGATTTTAGACCAAGTTATCAGGCGATTCCGCAAATTATGAATGCCTTGAGCAATCGACCGTCTTTTGCGGCTTTCACAGCAACGGCTACAAATATCGTGCAAGAAGATATGATCCAGCAATTGAATCTGGAACATCCTTTCCAGCATATCGCAAGTTTTGATCGTCCGAATCTTTATTTCTCAGTGATCAAGCCCGATAAGAAATTGAATGAGCTAAGCCGGATTCTAGATAAGAAAGAATCAAGTATCATTTACTGTAACACTCGTAAAAATGTGGATACCGTTTATAAAAACTTGAATAAAAAAGGCTTCCCAGTAACGTATTATCATGCTGGGATTGAGCCTGAAGTAAGGGCTGCGAATCAGGATCAGTTTCTGTATGATGAAAAGCCAATTATGGTTGCGACCAATGCGTTTGGGATGGGTATTGATAAGTCGAATGTGCGTCGTGTGATTCATTACAATATGCCGCTCGATATGGAAAGTTATTATCAAGAAGCTGGGCGTGCTGGCAGGGATGGTGCATCTGCGGAAGCGATTCTGTTTTATTCAGCGCAGGATATCATTACGAATACCATGTTAATCGAACGGGGGAATTCACCCCACGCCAAGAAAAATCTGAATTCTATGATTACGTATTGTAAGACCGGTAACTGTCTTCGTAAAAGCATTTTAAAATATTTTAATCAAGAAGTAGAGTGGCAGACGTGTGATTACTGTACGAACTGTGATGAAGAAACGGTTACGACCGATATCACCGTAGAATGTCAGAAGATTCTGTCTTGTATTTACCGAATGAATCAGCTTTATGGAACGGGTTTGATTACGGATGTCTTGAGAGGGAAGAAGACGAGTCGGATTGAGCAGATGAACTTTGATGAGTTGAGTACGTATGGGATTATGTCTGATTATACGGATAGTGATATCAAAGATATGATTTCAATCATGATCAGTGAAGACTATCTGAAAGTCGGTGGAGATGGCTATCCGATACTAGAGTTCACAGGGAAAACTTCAGAATTGCTAAAAGGTCAGACAAGCCTTTCGATTCGCAAGCAATTAAAGCAAGAGCCTGCGCATAAGACTAAAGCAATGGAAAACATCGAGAACTACGATGCGCAGTTATTTGAACGCTTAAGACAATTGAGAACGACGATTGCTCAGGAAATTGGCAAGCCACCTTTTGTTGTCTTTACGGATCGAAGTTTGATCGATATGTCAGCTAAGTTTCCACAAACGGATGATGCTTTTCTTGCGACAAATGGTGTAGGGGAAGCGAAGCTTGCTGAATACGGAGAACAGTTTCTTTCGTTGATCAAAGATTATGTAGAAGAGCAAGATATTGATACAGCGCAACAAGTCGAACAAAACGTTTCAGTCAAAGAAGTCACAAAGACGGCTAAGTCATCGAGTAAAAATACAGTTGAAGAAACCTTGCGACTGTTCAATGAAGGGGGAGACGTTGCGGCGATTTCTGAACTAAGAGGGTTGTCGACCAATACCATCATCAATCACTTGTGCAAAGCGATTGAAGAACATAAGCAAATTGATTATAATCAGTTGGTTTCAAAACAGGCAGATACTGAAATTAGAGAAGCTATTGAGGCAGTAGGAGACGATTTTCTCAAGCCCATCAAAGAAGCTGTAGAAGATTCGATCACCTATGATGAGATCAAGTTTGTACTTGCTAAAATTAAAAGTGAGTAA
- the abc-f gene encoding ribosomal protection-like ABC-F family protein, with amino-acid sequence MIICNVNSISQQYGGTTIFENVSLEIKQGEKIGLVGRNGSGKTTLMKLLAQVETQTSGNIHWKKGCSIGYLEQIPAYSDEMSVREVLKTVFEELLEKETEMKQLEMEMSQTENQNQLQKLIDQYGKVQEAYLQEGGYEIESRIHQVTQGLAINHLIDTSFNLLSGGEQTKVGLAMTLLIHPDLLLLDEPTNHLDFAATEWLEQFVSNYAGTVVIISHDRYFLDEAIQKVIDVEDGECTVYHTNFSNYVKEKEEKVAREFQIYEEQQRKIKKMKERAKILREWANRAVPPNPGLHKKARHMERMIERMEKVKKPLIHKQMNLDITASERSGKDVVVARAVTKSFGDRQILNESSMHIRFGEKIGLIGENGAGKSTLLKLLLKEETPDSGLIKIGENLKVGYLSQHLFTDKKDERLIDVFRESIQIEEGQSRHQLARFLFYGSDVFKSVSSLSGGEKMRLRLAQLMHEDINFLILDEPTNHLDIESRELVEETLDKFQGTVLAVSHDRFFLDQTFKKIFWIENQKVETFEGGYSWAKGKKAERLKKIE; translated from the coding sequence ATGATTATATGTAATGTAAACTCAATTTCTCAACAATATGGAGGAACAACCATCTTTGAAAATGTCTCGTTAGAAATTAAACAAGGAGAAAAAATCGGTCTTGTCGGTAGAAATGGAAGCGGCAAAACAACCTTAATGAAACTACTTGCACAGGTCGAAACGCAAACTTCTGGTAACATTCATTGGAAAAAAGGGTGCTCTATTGGATATCTGGAACAAATTCCAGCTTATTCAGATGAAATGAGCGTCAGAGAAGTATTAAAAACCGTTTTTGAAGAGTTGTTGGAAAAAGAAACAGAGATGAAACAATTAGAAATGGAAATGAGTCAAACAGAAAATCAAAATCAACTTCAAAAATTGATCGATCAGTATGGGAAAGTTCAAGAAGCCTATCTTCAAGAGGGTGGATATGAGATAGAGTCACGTATCCATCAAGTTACGCAAGGATTAGCTATAAATCATTTAATAGATACGTCTTTCAATTTATTGAGCGGTGGAGAACAGACAAAAGTTGGACTAGCCATGACACTATTGATCCATCCTGACTTGTTGTTACTGGATGAACCAACCAATCATCTGGACTTTGCAGCTACAGAATGGCTTGAACAATTCGTTTCCAATTACGCTGGAACAGTCGTAATCATTTCTCATGACCGTTATTTTTTGGATGAGGCCATTCAAAAAGTCATAGACGTAGAAGATGGTGAATGTACGGTTTATCATACAAACTTCTCGAATTATGTAAAAGAAAAAGAAGAGAAAGTTGCCAGAGAGTTTCAAATATATGAAGAACAGCAGCGCAAGATAAAGAAAATGAAAGAACGAGCAAAAATTTTGAGAGAGTGGGCTAACCGAGCGGTACCGCCTAATCCAGGTTTACACAAGAAGGCACGACACATGGAAAGAATGATCGAAAGAATGGAAAAAGTGAAAAAACCTTTAATTCATAAGCAAATGAATTTGGATATCACCGCTTCAGAACGTAGTGGAAAAGATGTAGTAGTCGCTAGAGCAGTAACGAAGAGCTTTGGGGATCGACAGATCTTAAATGAATCAAGTATGCATATTCGCTTCGGAGAGAAAATTGGACTGATTGGAGAGAATGGCGCAGGTAAATCAACTTTATTGAAGCTATTACTAAAAGAAGAAACACCAGATTCAGGTCTGATCAAAATAGGAGAAAATTTAAAAGTAGGTTATCTCTCTCAGCATCTTTTCACAGATAAAAAAGATGAACGGTTGATAGATGTTTTTAGAGAATCAATCCAAATAGAGGAAGGACAATCAAGGCATCAGTTAGCTCGTTTCTTGTTTTATGGAAGTGACGTATTTAAGTCTGTGTCGAGTTTAAGTGGCGGAGAAAAAATGCGATTGAGACTGGCGCAACTGATGCATGAAGATATTAACTTTTTAATTTTAGATGAGCCAACCAATCACTTGGATATCGAATCCAGAGAGTTAGTAGAAGAGACATTAGATAAATTTCAGGGAACCGTTTTGGCGGTGTCTCATGACCGCTTTTTCTTAGATCAAACATTCAAGAAAATCTTTTGGATCGAGAATCAAAAAGTAGAAACTTTTGAAGGAGGCTATTCTTGGGCTAAAGGAAAGAAAGCGGAAAGGTTAAAGAAAATAGAATAA
- the pepF gene encoding oligoendopeptidase F yields MAEQLKPRTEIPEELTWDLSAIFKTQEDFEAAAEHLPKDVQAFADQYDGKLDSVETLVAAIKEYESLMAKASHLGQYGMLPVSVDISDSEAQQQSRHVSNVLANFGAGMSFFNSQIQEVDESTLNEVVEKEAQFGPFIREVKAAKKAKLAPEVEKALAQLDPVFEAPSEIFEQARSADADYGTFEVDGEEYELSFVLYEEVYMYHENPKIRRAAYDQFSKVLAQYQNVVATAYYTHLQSEKTLATMRGYDSIFDYLLESQEVDQELYHRQIDMIMNDFAPVMRKFITHLKDVHGLEKMTYADLKVDLDPEYTMPVSIEESKDLVQEALAPLGDEYVNMIMRSYPERWTDFAQNIGKRSGAFCSTTYGKHPYVMVTWTDQLTDAYTLFHELGHAGQGVLSNENNPLTSARPSLYLIEGPSTFNELLLTDYLKNKTDDPRMERSILSKMISRTYFHNFVTHLLEAAYQREVYKLIDAGKSFDAKKLSELKLSVLEQFWGDSVELEAGAELTWMRQIHYYMGLYPYTYSAGLTIATQAFLKIKSGEEKVDGWLEFLALGGQKVPAEATLVAGVDITTDRPLSDTIKYLDESVDRIIELTGELDK; encoded by the coding sequence ATGGCTGAACAATTAAAACCACGTACAGAAATACCTGAAGAATTAACATGGGATTTATCCGCAATCTTTAAAACGCAGGAAGATTTTGAAGCAGCAGCCGAACACCTTCCAAAAGATGTTCAAGCTTTTGCAGATCAGTATGATGGAAAGTTAGACAGTGTAGAGACCTTAGTCGCAGCGATCAAAGAATACGAAAGTTTAATGGCGAAAGCCTCTCATTTAGGACAATACGGGATGTTACCAGTATCTGTAGATATTTCAGATAGTGAAGCACAACAACAATCTCGTCACGTATCCAACGTGCTTGCTAATTTCGGTGCAGGAATGAGTTTCTTCAATTCTCAAATCCAAGAAGTAGACGAATCAACGTTAAACGAAGTTGTTGAAAAAGAAGCACAATTTGGACCATTCATTAGAGAAGTCAAAGCAGCTAAAAAAGCGAAATTGGCTCCTGAAGTTGAAAAAGCTTTAGCACAATTAGACCCTGTCTTTGAAGCGCCATCAGAAATATTTGAACAAGCGCGCTCAGCTGACGCAGATTACGGGACATTTGAAGTTGATGGTGAAGAATATGAGTTAAGTTTCGTATTATATGAAGAAGTTTATATGTATCACGAGAATCCAAAAATTCGTCGTGCAGCCTATGATCAATTCAGCAAAGTTTTAGCACAATATCAAAACGTTGTCGCAACAGCTTATTATACACACCTACAAAGCGAAAAAACGCTGGCGACGATGCGTGGATATGATTCAATCTTTGATTACTTATTAGAGAGTCAAGAAGTAGACCAAGAATTGTACCACCGTCAGATTGATATGATCATGAATGACTTCGCACCGGTTATGCGCAAATTTATCACACACTTAAAAGACGTTCATGGCTTGGAAAAAATGACGTATGCAGATCTGAAAGTTGACTTGGATCCTGAGTATACAATGCCAGTTTCCATTGAAGAGTCTAAAGATCTTGTTCAAGAAGCGTTAGCTCCTCTTGGAGACGAATATGTGAACATGATTATGCGCTCTTATCCTGAACGCTGGACAGACTTTGCACAAAATATTGGTAAACGTTCAGGTGCCTTTTGCTCAACAACTTACGGAAAACATCCTTATGTCATGGTAACGTGGACTGATCAGCTGACAGATGCTTATACCCTGTTCCATGAACTGGGACACGCTGGACAAGGTGTATTATCAAATGAGAATAATCCATTAACTAGTGCACGTCCATCTCTTTACTTGATTGAAGGACCATCTACTTTTAATGAATTATTATTGACTGATTATCTGAAAAATAAAACAGATGATCCACGTATGGAGCGTTCGATTCTCTCTAAAATGATTTCACGTACGTATTTCCATAACTTTGTGACACACTTACTGGAAGCAGCTTATCAGCGAGAAGTGTACAAACTGATCGATGCCGGTAAGAGTTTCGATGCGAAAAAACTAAGTGAACTGAAATTGAGTGTTCTAGAACAATTCTGGGGGGACTCAGTTGAGCTAGAAGCAGGCGCAGAATTAACGTGGATGCGTCAAATTCACTACTACATGGGATTATATCCTTACACTTACTCTGCTGGTTTAACGATTGCAACGCAAGCCTTCCTTAAAATCAAGAGCGGAGAAGAAAAAGTAGACGGCTGGTTAGAGTTTCTTGCATTAGGTGGACAAAAAGTTCCAGCTGAAGCAACACTTGTAGCAGGCGTAGATATCACAACTGATCGTCCGTTATCGGATACAATCAAATATCTAGACGAATCAGTAGACCGTATTATTGAGTTGACTGGTGAACTAGATAAATAA
- the argH gene encoding argininosuccinate lyase produces the protein MSADSNKVWEGRFSGKSAHEVDVFNSSISFDYVLFEEDIAGSIAHAKMLGQQNIISDEDTEQIIEGLHAILNDLKSGQLAFDEQAEDIHMFIEAELTKRIGDAGKRLHTGRSRNDQVALDLRLYVKKQITEIRTQLIQFEQVMIQQAEQHIETVMPGYTHLQIAQPITFAHHILAYGQMIARDIQRLDEALDHTDSMPLGNGALAGTTYPLDRQFVAEQLGFKEVTANSLDGVSDRDFVLDTAYALSLIMMHLSRLSEEIILWCTQEFRFIELDDAFATGSSIMPQKKNPDVAELVRGKTGRTYGNLQTLLTMMKGIPLAYNKDMQEDKEALFDSISTVNIALSAMIPMVETMTVHSDRMRTAASKGFINATDCADYLTKKGIPFREAYEVIGSLVQTCIKNEQTLEEVSLEQYQVLHPAFEEDLYEAIDLDECVNKRNLEGGPAPEAVKEQINRLKKQLHI, from the coding sequence ATGTCAGCTGATTCCAACAAAGTATGGGAAGGTCGTTTCAGCGGTAAAAGTGCTCATGAAGTAGATGTATTCAATTCTTCTATCAGCTTTGACTATGTTTTATTTGAAGAAGATATTGCTGGAAGTATTGCCCATGCCAAGATGCTTGGACAGCAGAACATCATTTCCGATGAAGACACAGAACAAATCATCGAAGGTTTGCATGCTATATTAAATGATTTGAAAAGTGGTCAGCTAGCATTTGACGAACAAGCTGAAGATATTCATATGTTTATAGAAGCAGAGTTGACAAAACGTATCGGTGACGCCGGGAAACGACTCCACACAGGAAGAAGTCGTAACGATCAAGTGGCTTTAGATTTGAGACTATATGTGAAAAAACAGATCACTGAAATCAGAACACAGTTGATTCAGTTCGAGCAAGTGATGATTCAGCAAGCCGAACAACATATCGAAACGGTCATGCCGGGTTATACGCATCTTCAAATTGCTCAGCCGATCACCTTTGCGCATCATATTTTGGCATATGGTCAAATGATTGCCAGAGATATTCAACGACTGGATGAAGCATTAGATCATACAGATTCGATGCCTCTAGGAAATGGTGCTTTAGCTGGGACAACGTATCCACTGGACCGCCAGTTTGTTGCAGAACAGTTAGGCTTCAAAGAAGTTACGGCCAATAGTCTGGACGGGGTTTCGGATCGGGATTTTGTACTGGATACGGCTTATGCACTGAGCTTGATTATGATGCATCTTTCTCGTTTATCAGAAGAAATCATTCTCTGGTGTACGCAAGAATTTCGATTTATTGAATTGGATGACGCTTTTGCGACGGGGTCATCTATTATGCCACAGAAAAAGAATCCGGATGTCGCTGAGCTTGTTCGCGGTAAAACAGGTAGAACGTATGGAAATCTTCAAACCCTACTAACGATGATGAAGGGGATACCGCTAGCCTATAACAAGGATATGCAAGAAGATAAAGAAGCCTTATTTGATAGCATCAGTACAGTCAATATTGCCTTATCAGCCATGATTCCGATGGTAGAGACAATGACAGTTCATTCGGATCGTATGAGAACAGCTGCTTCAAAAGGCTTTATCAATGCCACAGATTGCGCTGACTATTTAACTAAAAAAGGTATCCCGTTTAGAGAAGCTTATGAAGTGATTGGTTCACTAGTCCAGACTTGCATAAAAAATGAACAGACATTAGAAGAAGTTTCACTAGAACAGTACCAAGTCTTGCATCCAGCTTTTGAAGAAGATCTATACGAAGCCATAGATTTAGATGAATGTGTCAATAAGAGAAATCTTGAAGGTGGCCCGGCGCCAGAAGCAGTCAAAGAGCAAATCAATAGATTAAAAAAACAGCTCCATATCTGA
- the argF gene encoding ornithine carbamoyltransferase produces the protein MEHLLKLSDLTKDELLMLLETGHDLKKKLKAGIETPYLKGKTLGMIFQKASTRTRVSFEVGMNQLGGHPLYLSVNDLQMGRGESIEDTARVLSRYLDAIMIRTFDQEDVETLAEFGSIPIINGLTDLYHPCQILADLMTIQEVKGTLEGLKFAFVGDGNNMANSLIVGALLAGASIAVASPRGYQPNEAILDKYIDHSDFLLTEDPYEAVQDADVVFTDVWSSMGDEAEAEIRKKVFQNIYQVNHDLLAVADPEVMVQHCLPAHKDEEISTDVFEQHAKVIFEEAENRLHVQKAVLLHLMGVPAYVS, from the coding sequence ATGGAACATTTACTGAAACTATCAGATTTGACAAAAGACGAGTTGCTCATGCTTCTTGAAACAGGACATGATTTGAAAAAGAAACTCAAGGCAGGGATTGAAACGCCTTATTTAAAAGGGAAAACACTGGGTATGATTTTTCAAAAAGCCTCTACGCGTACACGTGTATCTTTTGAAGTCGGTATGAACCAGCTAGGTGGGCATCCACTATACTTAAGTGTAAATGATCTTCAAATGGGGCGCGGAGAATCGATTGAAGATACAGCTCGTGTATTGTCCCGGTATTTGGATGCAATCATGATTCGGACATTCGACCAAGAGGATGTCGAAACACTCGCAGAATTCGGGTCTATTCCAATTATTAATGGACTGACTGATTTGTATCATCCTTGTCAAATTCTAGCAGATTTAATGACGATCCAAGAGGTAAAAGGGACCCTAGAAGGCTTAAAATTCGCCTTTGTTGGAGACGGTAATAATATGGCCAATTCACTAATCGTTGGCGCTTTACTTGCCGGCGCGTCAATCGCTGTGGCTTCCCCTAGAGGGTATCAGCCCAATGAAGCTATTTTAGACAAGTACATTGACCATTCCGATTTTCTATTAACAGAAGATCCATACGAAGCTGTACAAGATGCGGATGTCGTTTTCACCGATGTATGGTCAAGTATGGGGGACGAAGCAGAAGCGGAGATTAGAAAAAAAGTATTCCAGAATATTTATCAAGTTAATCACGATCTTTTAGCTGTTGCAGATCCAGAAGTCATGGTCCAGCATTGTCTGCCAGCGCATAAAGACGAAGAAATTTCCACAGATGTCTTTGAGCAGCATGCAAAGGTTATTTTTGAAGAAGCAGAAAATCGGCTCCACGTTCAAAAAGCCGTATTGCTCCATTTAATGGGGGTGCCTGCCTATGTCAGCTGA
- a CDS encoding aspartate aminotransferase family protein, whose protein sequence is MNSMTWTDDYITPTYSRVNVALEKGYGYYVYDEDGKQYLDFTAGIGVNSLGYQHKEWVAATQNQLSQLQHISNLYYTKPGAELAKKLCEKTGMKHVLFVNSGAESNEVAIKVARKYGHKKKSNKHKILTLSNSFHGRTVTTLSATGQDVFHQYFDPFTEGFDFVETNNLEDLHDKFDETVCGIMIELVQGEGGVIPLDRTFVEEIETLCEQNDCLLIIDEVQTGIGRTGKLFSYEHFELNPDIVTSAKGLGNGLPIGAALLGEKVQHVLEAGDHGSTFGGNPVVTAGANVVLDTLTDTFLNQIVANGELLKEKLCALEEVQSVSGLGLMIGVIFKNISAKEVVAKAKEEGVLFLTAKEKLRLLPPLIIDEQAIDEAVNCLKKILKVEAGVS, encoded by the coding sequence ATGAATAGTATGACTTGGACAGATGACTATATAACACCAACTTATTCGCGCGTAAATGTCGCCTTGGAAAAAGGATACGGTTATTATGTGTACGATGAAGATGGAAAGCAGTATCTGGATTTCACTGCTGGTATTGGGGTTAACTCCTTAGGTTATCAACATAAAGAATGGGTGGCAGCAACGCAAAATCAGCTCAGCCAACTTCAACATATCTCAAACCTTTACTACACAAAACCTGGTGCGGAACTGGCTAAAAAGCTATGTGAAAAAACTGGAATGAAGCATGTTTTATTTGTGAACTCTGGAGCAGAATCAAATGAGGTAGCCATCAAAGTGGCCAGAAAATACGGGCATAAAAAAAAATCAAACAAGCATAAGATACTTACATTGAGTAATTCTTTTCATGGTCGTACCGTTACCACTTTATCGGCAACAGGACAAGATGTTTTTCATCAATACTTTGATCCATTTACGGAAGGCTTTGATTTTGTAGAGACCAATAATCTTGAAGATCTGCATGATAAATTTGATGAAACGGTTTGTGGAATCATGATTGAGCTGGTTCAAGGAGAAGGGGGCGTCATTCCTCTAGATCGAACGTTTGTTGAAGAAATTGAAACACTTTGCGAACAGAATGATTGTTTGTTGATCATTGATGAAGTACAGACAGGGATTGGTCGTACGGGTAAATTATTTTCCTATGAACACTTTGAATTAAACCCAGATATTGTCACGAGTGCAAAAGGACTTGGAAATGGCTTGCCAATTGGGGCAGCGCTACTGGGAGAAAAAGTGCAACATGTACTGGAAGCAGGAGACCATGGATCGACATTTGGAGGGAATCCCGTTGTAACGGCTGGTGCGAATGTGGTACTGGATACCTTGACGGATACCTTTTTAAATCAAATTGTAGCCAACGGCGAGTTACTTAAAGAAAAATTATGCGCTTTAGAAGAGGTTCAGTCCGTTTCTGGTTTAGGACTGATGATTGGAGTGATCTTTAAAAATATTTCAGCCAAAGAAGTGGTAGCCAAAGCTAAAGAAGAAGGCGTACTATTCCTGACAGCCAAAGAAAAACTACGCTTATTACCACCACTGATTATTGATGAACAAGCAATCGATGAAGCCGTGAATTGTTTGAAAAAGATTTTAAAAGTAGAAGCGGGGGTCAGTTAA
- the argB gene encoding acetylglutamate kinase: MTTSKSTVLTEHDQALDSFKVAEILTNALPYIQRYDQKMVVIKYGGSAMQDEMLKRAVLSDILLLAKVGINVVIVHGGGPAINHWLEKADVQSTFVNGLRKTDAATMDIAQMVLAGKINKDLTRMIHRLGGKAMGISGIDGGMISATLKDPEHLGAVGEITGVNTQVIKDLVQNGYIPVIACIGTDENGETCNINGDEMASGIAKVLGADNFVLMSDVAGVLEDPTDPETLIKQIDIDKVSSLYEDQIISGGMIPKVQCCVDAVRESVRQAVILDGRIPHSLIVEFLTDSGIGTLFYK; the protein is encoded by the coding sequence ATGACTACGTCAAAATCAACAGTGCTTACAGAACATGATCAAGCACTAGATTCATTTAAAGTAGCAGAAATTCTGACGAATGCACTGCCTTATATTCAGCGGTATGATCAGAAAATGGTTGTTATTAAATATGGTGGTTCGGCCATGCAGGATGAAATGCTGAAAAGAGCGGTCCTTTCTGACATTTTGTTGCTAGCCAAGGTAGGAATCAATGTGGTCATCGTACATGGAGGCGGGCCAGCGATCAATCACTGGCTTGAGAAGGCAGACGTGCAGAGTACTTTTGTGAATGGACTCAGAAAAACAGATGCAGCTACAATGGACATTGCTCAAATGGTTTTAGCTGGAAAAATCAATAAAGACCTGACTCGTATGATACATCGCTTAGGTGGAAAAGCCATGGGCATCAGTGGGATCGATGGCGGAATGATTTCAGCCACCTTGAAAGATCCAGAACACTTAGGTGCGGTCGGAGAAATCACAGGAGTCAATACACAAGTCATCAAGGACCTCGTCCAAAATGGTTATATACCGGTCATTGCCTGTATTGGAACAGACGAAAACGGGGAAACCTGTAACATCAACGGAGATGAGATGGCTAGCGGCATCGCCAAAGTACTTGGCGCAGATAACTTTGTCTTGATGTCAGATGTTGCCGGCGTGCTTGAAGACCCTACCGACCCAGAAACATTGATCAAACAAATCGATATCGATAAAGTGTCTTCTCTTTATGAAGACCAAATCATTAGTGGCGGAATGATTCCTAAAGTTCAGTGCTGCGTGGATGCGGTCAGAGAATCCGTTAGACAGGCGGTTATATTAGACGGACGTATACCACATTCTCTGATCGTAGAATTTTTAACGGATAGTGGGATTGGAACCTTGTTTTACAAATAA